ATATCGACCAGAAGCTGTTCGACCCGGCCAAGAGCCATGAGGTCTACAACACCTACATGGACCTCCTTGAGTACGCCGACACGCTCGGGTTCGACGGCGTCGGGGTGAACGAGCACCACCAGAACGGCTACGGCATCATGCCCAGCCCCAACATCATCGCCGCGGGGCTGGCGCGCCGCACCAAGGACGCGGCCATCGTGGTCCTTGGCAACTCCATCGCCCTCTACAATCCGCCGATCCGCGTGGCCGAGGAGTTCGCCATGCTGGACTGCATCTCCGGCGGGCGGCTGGTGGCCGGGTTCCCGGTGGGGACCTCGATGGACACCAACTATTGCTACGGCCAGATCCCGTCCCTGACGCGGGAGAAGTACCAGGAAGCCCACGACCTGATCATCAAGGCCTGGACCACGCGCGAGCCCTTCGCCTGGAACGGCCGCTACAACAAGCTGCGGCACGTGAACATCTGGCCGCGCCCGATCCAGGACAAGCCGCATCCGCCGGTCCACATCCCCGGCGGCGGCTCGGTGGAGACCTACGACTTCTGCATCGACAACACCTATTCCTATTCCTACCTCAGCTTCTCGGGCTACCTGCGCGCCCAGGCCCTGATGAGCGGGTACTGGAAACGGGTCGAGGAGCGGGGGGTGGACAAGAGCCCCTACCGGGCCGGCTTCGCCCAGACCATCCTGGTGGCCGACACCGACGAGGAGGCCGAGCGTCTCTATTCCGAGCACGTCAGCTACTTCTACAATCGCTGCCTGCACGTCTATCCGGGCTTCGCCGACGCGCCGGGCTACCGGACCATCAAGACCATCCAGACCGGCGCCCTCAGCCAGTACGCGCCGCCGCGCGGCGGCTACACCCAGCTCACCTGGAAGGAGCTGA
This genomic stretch from Phenylobacterium sp. LH3H17 harbors:
- a CDS encoding LLM class flavin-dependent oxidoreductase codes for the protein MKFTWFNLMPWPYLPDDFREKNRSVWVDIDQKLFDPAKSHEVYNTYMDLLEYADTLGFDGVGVNEHHQNGYGIMPSPNIIAAGLARRTKDAAIVVLGNSIALYNPPIRVAEEFAMLDCISGGRLVAGFPVGTSMDTNYCYGQIPSLTREKYQEAHDLIIKAWTTREPFAWNGRYNKLRHVNIWPRPIQDKPHPPVHIPGGGSVETYDFCIDNTYSYSYLSFSGYLRAQALMSGYWKRVEERGVDKSPYRAGFAQTILVADTDEEAERLYSEHVSYFYNRCLHVYPGFADAPGYRTIKTIQTGALSQYAPPRGGYTQLTWKELTEQGHVIAGSPETVRQRMEDLIKGLNVGNIFCLMHVGNMPADKCMYSTKLFAEKVMPKLRNMFPDWDDDNRFWTSPLDKRVTAGRLPKEAPTGADLAKTYA